Proteins from one Oscillatoria nigro-viridis PCC 7112 genomic window:
- a CDS encoding sensor histidine kinase, protein MEIMTKFLHPHSLSQRLLVSVGLSITTVGLATLGLNYRLMQSHLETQVHNRAQSITQSLEFSTEGLLELENKSILRRVVQNFATMPGVLEIAIVNPSGMPIARSPQNTTNGPYTSIYPQLAIAIDRAATAGIEVSQDIVVDNQPAIVQILPFSSTLFGASQRRGVAIALLDLNQMKQAADRTFITSTLSLLVGIITILLIMGILLQKNVLQPLRDLNAAVSQSKKTGIFLMPKTIPANEIQFLASTFEEVFRQLEIHDQLTAEITQRKQIEATLRDSEARERDKSQQLEQAIDNLKRTQSHLIQTEKISSLGQLVAGVAHEINNPVGFIHGNLIHVQYYADCLLNLVHLYQKHYPNPIGEIEKEAEKIDLDFLQDDLPKILSSMRIGTDRIRQIVLSLRNFSRMDESEFKEVDIHQGIDSTLLILQHRLKARPEHPEIKVIRDYGDLPLVECYAGQLNQVFMNILANAIDALEEINTQQVACSIEKQPCCITISTSVVDSQWVKIAIADNGNGIPESIQTQIFNPFFTTKPVGKGTGMGMAISYQIVTEKHGGTLRCFSTPEKGTEFEICIPVQH, encoded by the coding sequence ATGGAAATTATGACGAAATTCCTGCATCCCCATAGCTTGTCGCAGCGCTTGCTGGTTAGCGTTGGGTTGTCGATTACCACAGTTGGACTGGCAACTCTGGGACTTAACTATCGGCTGATGCAGTCTCACTTAGAAACGCAAGTTCATAACCGGGCTCAATCAATTACACAATCTCTGGAGTTTTCTACAGAAGGCTTACTAGAGTTGGAGAATAAAAGCATTCTGCGACGGGTTGTACAAAATTTTGCCACGATGCCCGGCGTGCTGGAAATTGCGATTGTTAATCCATCTGGAATGCCGATCGCCCGCAGTCCTCAGAATACGACTAATGGGCCATACACTTCGATCTATCCACAACTCGCGATCGCGATCGATCGGGCGGCAACCGCAGGCATTGAAGTCAGCCAAGATATCGTCGTGGACAACCAGCCTGCGATCGTACAAATTCTGCCTTTTAGCAGTACCTTGTTTGGCGCATCTCAACGGCGGGGAGTGGCGATCGCGCTACTCGATCTCAACCAAATGAAGCAAGCAGCCGACAGAACTTTCATTACCTCAACTTTGTCATTGCTAGTTGGCATCATCACAATTTTGTTAATCATGGGGATACTCCTTCAGAAGAATGTATTGCAACCCTTGCGCGACTTAAACGCAGCAGTTTCTCAAAGTAAAAAAACTGGCATTTTTCTTATGCCAAAGACGATTCCAGCTAACGAAATTCAGTTTTTGGCAAGCACATTTGAGGAAGTATTCCGACAATTGGAAATCCACGACCAACTCACCGCAGAAATAACTCAACGGAAACAAATAGAAGCCACATTACGCGATAGCGAAGCCAGAGAACGAGACAAATCTCAGCAGCTTGAACAGGCTATTGATAATTTAAAACGAACGCAATCCCACCTTATTCAGACAGAAAAAATCTCATCTTTGGGGCAATTAGTTGCAGGAGTCGCCCATGAAATTAACAATCCGGTCGGCTTCATACATGGCAATCTAATTCACGTACAATATTATGCTGACTGTCTATTAAATTTGGTACACCTATATCAAAAGCATTATCCCAACCCAATTGGCGAAATTGAGAAAGAAGCAGAAAAGATTGACCTGGATTTTTTGCAAGATGATTTACCTAAAATTTTGAGTTCAATGAGAATTGGTACCGATCGCATTCGCCAGATTGTGCTGTCACTCCGCAATTTTTCCCGGATGGATGAGTCAGAATTTAAAGAAGTTGATATCCATCAAGGAATTGATAGCACCCTGTTAATTTTGCAACATCGTCTCAAAGCGCGGCCCGAACATCCAGAAATTAAAGTCATTCGAGACTATGGTGATTTACCGCTAGTTGAGTGTTATGCCGGACAACTTAACCAAGTATTTATGAATATTTTGGCAAACGCTATTGATGCACTGGAAGAAATAAATACTCAACAGGTAGCTTGCTCGATCGAGAAGCAACCATGTTGTATTACAATTAGTACCTCGGTGGTAGATTCGCAATGGGTTAAAATTGCGATCGCCGATAATGGCAATGGAATTCCAGAATCAATTCAAACACAGATATTCAATCCATTTTTTACAACAAAGCCTGTAGGGAAGGGAACCGGAATGGGAATGGCGATTAGTTATCAGATTGTTACTGAAAAACATGGTGGGACGCTTAGGTGTTTTTCAACGCCAGAAAAAGGGACGGAGTTTGAGATTTGTATTCCCGTTCAGCATTAG
- a CDS encoding DUF2656 domain-containing protein, whose protein sequence is MTESGTGRMLLSHNFDMPEGVFPTLSREEFTLVFAEGLSQYPEIKCRQLNHPHWMVEVLFSTDAFSPPQVGEFCAQSLVDKRMSQGKTDEFFPDILILAGLKKTPPLSSDADALQTGEWGVDVVETQSAESFLMAMGWEEKTAGKSIEDVFKVERRKG, encoded by the coding sequence ATGACTGAATCGGGAACCGGGCGGATGTTGCTTTCTCATAATTTTGATATGCCCGAGGGTGTTTTTCCCACTTTAAGTAGGGAAGAATTTACTCTGGTATTTGCTGAGGGTTTAAGTCAATATCCTGAGATTAAGTGTCGTCAATTAAATCATCCTCATTGGATGGTAGAAGTTTTATTTTCTACTGATGCTTTTTCTCCGCCTCAAGTGGGAGAATTTTGTGCTCAAAGTTTGGTGGATAAGCGGATGAGTCAGGGGAAAACTGATGAGTTTTTTCCTGATATTTTGATTTTAGCGGGATTGAAGAAGACTCCTCCTTTGAGTAGCGATGCTGATGCGCTGCAAACGGGAGAATGGGGGGTGGATGTGGTGGAAACTCAGTCTGCTGAGAGTTTTTTGATGGCGATGGGGTGGGAGGAGAAAACGGCGGGGAAAAGTATTGAGGATGTTTTTAAGGTTGAAAGGAGAAAGGGGTAA
- a CDS encoding HEAT repeat domain-containing protein, whose protein sequence is MVNSNARSEADPILLDHAETDAFLREVTEQIDLDTFDANDPNLLKRLVECLGDTRGMTRLRFAETLAEIGEAATPFLLDGLANHANPVVRRAAAKTLTLIADPTAVPHLIHALLNDEDTVVKGSSIGALARIGEPSVQALLDILGSTDLPESTIGHAAWALAFIGAGAKEYLYRAIASDSPVVRGAVVGAIAKVAQEEPKDELFEILVKSLTDVDVDVRCEAAAALGNLAYKPAIPNLIELLDSGDGETRRAAALSLMKVGDRAAIEPLQAALEKESEAAIQGVIKLAISQIK, encoded by the coding sequence ATGGTCAATTCTAATGCTCGATCGGAGGCAGATCCAATTCTATTGGATCACGCTGAAACAGATGCTTTTCTTCGGGAAGTTACTGAACAAATTGATTTAGATACTTTCGACGCTAACGATCCCAATCTGTTGAAGCGGTTGGTTGAATGTTTGGGAGATACGCGGGGGATGACTCGACTGCGTTTCGCGGAAACTTTGGCGGAAATTGGCGAAGCGGCGACTCCTTTTTTGTTGGATGGTTTGGCAAATCATGCTAATCCGGTTGTGCGGCGTGCTGCTGCTAAAACTCTGACTTTGATTGCCGATCCTACTGCGGTTCCTCATTTAATTCATGCTTTGTTGAACGATGAGGATACGGTGGTTAAGGGTTCATCAATTGGGGCTTTGGCGAGGATTGGGGAACCGTCTGTGCAGGCTTTGTTGGATATTTTAGGGTCAACTGATTTGCCTGAGAGTACGATCGGTCATGCGGCTTGGGCGTTGGCTTTTATCGGGGCGGGGGCGAAGGAGTATTTGTATCGGGCGATCGCGTCTGATTCGCCTGTGGTGCGCGGTGCGGTGGTGGGTGCGATCGCCAAGGTTGCACAGGAAGAACCGAAGGATGAATTATTCGAGATTTTAGTTAAGTCTCTGACGGATGTTGATGTTGATGTGCGCTGTGAGGCGGCGGCGGCTTTAGGAAATCTGGCTTATAAACCTGCAATTCCTAATCTGATTGAGTTGCTGGATAGTGGTGATGGGGAAACTCGCAGGGCGGCGGCTTTGTCTTTGATGAAAGTGGGCGATCGGGCGGCTATTGAACCGCTACAAGCTGCATTGGAAAAGGAGTCAGAAGCGGCGATTCAAGGTGTGATTAAGTTGGCAATTTCTCAAATTAAGTAA
- a CDS encoding phycobiliprotein lyase: MMDFFRKSEGVWFTQRTVHNFDTAAADESGESNVIVEVLSIDDRRLLDVCQEQNVDPALVSGGCSFMWQDNLDDTVPNQNYAAILLDVPNPTNPRTGKFLRNRGYVEGIPVIGVYHFADDGVLTIETEYETNQGQERCWFINDHFRVRVMTVQMVNGVKQMAYCSERRCISHSALEEMIEQNRLRFSGVGVLSP; encoded by the coding sequence ATGATGGATTTCTTTCGCAAGAGTGAGGGCGTTTGGTTTACTCAGCGAACAGTGCATAATTTTGATACTGCTGCGGCTGATGAGTCGGGAGAGTCCAATGTCATCGTTGAAGTTTTGTCAATAGACGATCGCAGACTTTTAGATGTTTGTCAAGAGCAGAATGTCGATCCCGCTTTAGTTAGTGGGGGATGCAGTTTTATGTGGCAGGACAATTTAGATGATACAGTTCCGAACCAAAACTATGCTGCTATTCTTTTAGATGTGCCTAATCCTACTAATCCGAGAACGGGCAAGTTTCTGCGAAATCGAGGCTATGTTGAAGGTATTCCGGTCATCGGTGTTTACCATTTTGCGGATGATGGGGTGTTGACTATTGAGACGGAATATGAGACCAATCAAGGACAGGAACGCTGTTGGTTTATTAACGATCATTTTCGGGTACGGGTGATGACTGTGCAGATGGTAAATGGGGTTAAACAAATGGCATACTGTTCTGAGCGTCGTTGTATTTCTCACTCTGCTTTAGAAGAGATGATTGAACAAAATCGCTTGAGATTTTCTGGGGTGGGTGTGCTGTCACCTTAA
- a CDS encoding pentapeptide repeat-containing protein — protein MSPRQHSSFLSEPLSATEILATIQQGKSLAQSNLAGINLSQMDLFGIDLSGSNLIGANLSQTNLQGANLQGVDLRRANLRDANLSGANLQESYLFRADLQGCNLVDAQLQEAKLKLAQYDARTLWPEGFNYKNSGAIGPQANLSGAFLNTAYLRGADLHGCNLRGAYLSGADLTGANLEGAALSGASLQNAFLTGAYLRNAILIGVELQGADLRGADLTGANLEQLKSIAGADFTLAQGLTQEMKAMLRSRDRKELGTWNAFTRNNTAQSLGSQVG, from the coding sequence ATGTCACCTCGTCAACACTCATCTTTCCTCTCCGAACCCCTTTCTGCAACAGAAATCTTGGCAACCATTCAGCAAGGGAAAAGTCTAGCTCAAAGCAACCTCGCGGGAATCAACCTCAGCCAGATGGATTTATTTGGTATTGATTTAAGCGGATCGAACTTGATTGGGGCAAACCTCAGTCAAACCAATCTGCAAGGGGCAAATCTCCAAGGGGTTGATTTACGAAGGGCAAATCTCAGAGATGCCAATTTGAGTGGAGCGAATTTACAAGAAAGCTATCTTTTTCGTGCAGATTTACAGGGCTGTAATTTAGTCGATGCCCAGCTACAAGAGGCTAAATTAAAATTAGCTCAATATGATGCTCGTACCCTGTGGCCAGAGGGTTTTAATTACAAAAATTCGGGAGCAATTGGTCCCCAAGCCAATCTCAGTGGAGCTTTTCTGAATACAGCTTACCTCAGAGGCGCAGATTTACACGGCTGTAACCTTCGAGGTGCTTATCTCAGTGGAGCCGATTTAACTGGGGCCAATTTAGAGGGAGCCGCCTTAAGTGGGGCGAGTCTTCAGAATGCCTTTCTGACTGGTGCTTATTTGCGAAATGCTATCTTAATTGGAGTCGAATTACAAGGAGCGGATTTACGAGGGGCTGACTTAACCGGAGCAAATTTAGAGCAATTAAAGAGTATTGCTGGCGCTGATTTTACCCTAGCACAAGGACTCACCCAAGAGATGAAAGCCATGCTTCGTAGTCGCGATCGCAAAGAATTAGGAACTTGGAATGCTTTTACTCGTAACAATACGGCTCAGAGTCTTGGCTCTCAGGTAGGATAA
- a CDS encoding phycoerythrobilin:ferredoxin oxidoreductase, which yields MTLYQPFLDYAIPLLKARLDLAPYPIPAGFERKEALTGKGKKEQLVVTTSHAFKSSKLRQIRAAHVEGGDALQVLNFVIFPQLNYDLPFFGADLVTLPGGHLIALDMQPLFHEAAYQKQYSEPILPIFNKYQKELPWGGDFPDEAKPFFSPAFLWTRPKETEAVQTTVFEAFKDYLQAYLDLVEQAQPVTDSQRLGEILEAQRRYIDYRAAKDPARGMFTRFYGEEWTEEYIHGFLFDLERHIPEVQQSV from the coding sequence ATGACTCTTTATCAGCCTTTCTTAGATTACGCTATCCCACTTCTAAAAGCACGACTTGACTTGGCGCCCTATCCAATTCCCGCAGGTTTTGAACGGAAAGAAGCTCTAACTGGGAAGGGGAAAAAAGAGCAGTTGGTGGTGACGACAAGTCATGCTTTTAAGTCCTCAAAATTACGGCAAATTCGGGCAGCTCATGTTGAGGGTGGTGATGCTCTCCAGGTACTTAATTTTGTGATTTTCCCCCAGTTAAATTATGACTTGCCCTTTTTTGGGGCGGACTTAGTAACCTTGCCGGGGGGACATTTAATTGCTTTAGATATGCAGCCTCTTTTTCACGAGGCGGCTTATCAGAAACAATACTCAGAGCCAATTTTGCCGATTTTTAACAAGTATCAAAAGGAGTTGCCTTGGGGAGGAGATTTTCCTGACGAGGCAAAACCTTTCTTTTCACCTGCTTTTCTTTGGACTCGTCCCAAGGAAACAGAGGCTGTGCAAACTACGGTATTTGAAGCTTTTAAGGATTATCTTCAAGCTTATCTCGATTTGGTGGAGCAAGCGCAACCTGTCACAGATAGTCAGCGACTTGGAGAGATTCTTGAGGCACAGCGACGTTATATTGATTATCGTGCTGCCAAAGATCCGGCTAGGGGGATGTTTACGCGGTTCTATGGTGAGGAGTGGACTGAGGAATATATTCACGGTTTTCTGTTCGATTTAGAACGCCACATTCCAGAAGTTCAACAATCAGTGTAA
- a CDS encoding 15,16-dihydrobiliverdin:ferredoxin oxidoreductase: MFKPFQEFLEKELFGRFALESRPIPSGLESVVSERGKNPATIQSWCYQCPELRKIRYTYIDAGETAQIFNSVIYPNYNYDLPLLGIDFLAFGQKKILVVLDFQPLFRDRAYIDKYIGPMSAIKDKYKDLTQDLEMKFYDANQYFSKNLLFAKTDAETVVTRLFPAYQEYVQLYWQMLEQASPLNTPEEMQRIVKAQKDYDQYSAERDPASGLFGSYFGHEWSDRFLYEFLFEDAVPLAVPAGVR, from the coding sequence ATGTTTAAGCCGTTTCAGGAATTCTTAGAAAAAGAACTGTTTGGACGTTTTGCTCTAGAGAGTCGTCCCATTCCCTCTGGGTTGGAATCGGTGGTGAGTGAAAGAGGCAAAAATCCCGCCACCATTCAAAGTTGGTGCTATCAATGTCCCGAATTGCGAAAGATTCGTTACACCTACATTGATGCTGGAGAAACGGCACAAATTTTCAATAGTGTCATTTATCCGAATTATAATTACGATCTGCCTTTGCTAGGAATTGATTTTTTAGCCTTTGGACAGAAGAAAATCTTGGTTGTCTTAGATTTTCAACCTTTATTCCGCGATCGAGCCTATATAGACAAATATATCGGGCCAATGAGCGCAATTAAGGATAAATACAAAGATTTAACGCAAGACTTAGAAATGAAGTTTTACGATGCGAACCAGTATTTTTCTAAGAACTTGCTATTTGCTAAAACAGATGCAGAAACGGTTGTAACTCGTTTGTTTCCAGCCTATCAAGAATATGTCCAGTTGTATTGGCAAATGCTAGAGCAAGCCTCCCCGCTTAACACTCCAGAAGAGATGCAGCGGATTGTGAAGGCACAGAAAGATTACGACCAGTATAGTGCGGAACGCGATCCAGCATCAGGGCTATTCGGCAGCTATTTTGGGCATGAATGGTCAGATAGATTTCTGTACGAATTTTTGTTTGAAGATGCTGTTCCCTTAGCAGTTCCAGCGGGGGTAAGATAA
- a CDS encoding Phycocyanin has product MQLSERAKQLIPQARIVSFATWKNLYSDEVIAIFQDADNQSRYLTDEDLERIKNLHPHLSLMLEKARLLREQAPNIVADARKKVLADFPNITEPGNDLYPPERAEACWRDFWQFLRCITYGIAGNSPQFTSQEGLKNMELLYQELRVPVSAMLCGLEQLKKVSLQHFNSEDRDLLSLYFDHLISGLKTFSQA; this is encoded by the coding sequence ATGCAATTAAGTGAAAGAGCCAAGCAATTAATTCCCCAAGCGAGAATTGTCAGTTTTGCGACTTGGAAAAACTTATATTCAGATGAAGTAATTGCCATTTTTCAAGATGCTGACAATCAAAGTCGATATCTCACAGATGAGGATTTAGAACGCATTAAAAATCTTCATCCTCATCTCTCTTTAATGCTAGAGAAAGCCAGATTATTGCGAGAGCAAGCTCCTAATATTGTTGCTGATGCGAGGAAAAAGGTATTAGCGGACTTTCCCAATATCACTGAGCCTGGTAATGACCTTTATCCTCCCGAACGTGCTGAAGCCTGTTGGCGAGATTTTTGGCAGTTCCTACGCTGTATCACCTATGGAATTGCAGGTAACAGTCCTCAATTTACTAGCCAAGAAGGACTTAAAAACATGGAGCTACTGTATCAAGAATTGCGGGTTCCTGTTTCGGCGATGCTCTGTGGACTAGAACAGTTGAAAAAAGTTAGCTTGCAGCATTTTAATTCGGAAGACCGGGATTTATTGAGTCTCTATTTTGACCATTTAATCAGTGGGTTAAAAACTTTTAGTCAAGCTTAA
- a CDS encoding HEAT repeat domain-containing protein, with protein sequence MDIHEIETSLKNPDFQYRLKAVAALKDYQPEIAVPLLKGKLDDPEFLVRSFVSRAFGTQQTAESFAALLQIMKFDNTPNVRAEAANSLSLFGRCAASHLVLTFFQDDHWLVRRSILAVLVDMKCESELFEVCMEALAGEDMTTQEAAVDALGTLAGTNQEQAALSQLLMLANSEYERMRQHVASALQHFDDPQAKEILGQLRQDSNHRVVATALENLL encoded by the coding sequence ATGGATATTCACGAAATCGAAACGTCTCTGAAAAATCCTGATTTTCAGTATCGACTCAAGGCCGTCGCGGCTCTCAAGGATTATCAACCAGAGATTGCTGTTCCCTTGCTCAAGGGCAAACTCGATGACCCGGAGTTCTTAGTACGTTCTTTTGTCAGTCGGGCATTTGGGACACAACAAACCGCTGAATCCTTCGCCGCATTGCTCCAAATCATGAAATTTGATAATACGCCGAATGTGCGAGCTGAGGCTGCTAATTCTCTTTCGCTTTTTGGTCGATGTGCTGCATCTCATTTAGTCTTGACTTTTTTTCAGGATGACCACTGGTTAGTTCGTCGTAGTATTCTGGCTGTTTTGGTTGATATGAAGTGCGAAAGCGAACTCTTTGAGGTCTGTATGGAAGCCTTAGCTGGCGAAGATATGACCACCCAGGAAGCCGCTGTGGATGCACTTGGTACATTAGCCGGAACTAATCAGGAACAGGCTGCACTTTCTCAGTTATTAATGCTGGCTAATTCTGAGTACGAACGTATGCGTCAGCACGTCGCATCTGCTTTGCAGCATTTTGACGATCCGCAGGCTAAGGAAATTTTAGGTCAACTTCGGCAAGACTCAAATCATCGAGTTGTTGCTACTGCTTTAGAAAATCTGCTTTAG
- a CDS encoding phycobilisome rod-core linker polypeptide, translated as MSSLTAAFVSDPVELRSNATEDDLQVVIRAAYRQVLGNAHLMESQRLTSAESLLRNGDITVREFVRQVAKSDLYQSQFFNTNSAYRFIELNCKHLLGRAPLEQKEISEHVQICNGQGYEAEIDSYIDSDEYTQNFGENIVPYPRSIRSQTGIKNVGFNRMLSLLGGAATSDSSNQAQLIATVASNLPQKIKLSSVGTSGASSTTGKRFRITAAKSGGAKVRVSNISYEVSYAQMSKQIKNIQKMGGKILSITEVG; from the coding sequence ATGTCTAGTTTAACAGCCGCTTTCGTCAGTGACCCAGTAGAACTGCGATCCAATGCAACGGAAGACGATTTACAAGTCGTTATTCGTGCTGCTTACCGACAGGTGTTAGGAAATGCTCACCTGATGGAAAGTCAGCGTCTCACCAGTGCTGAATCTTTGCTTCGCAATGGTGATATTACGGTGCGCGAATTTGTCAGACAAGTGGCAAAATCAGACCTGTATCAATCTCAATTTTTCAACACCAATTCTGCCTATCGGTTCATCGAGTTAAACTGCAAGCATTTACTTGGTCGTGCTCCTTTAGAACAGAAGGAGATTTCCGAACACGTCCAAATTTGTAACGGTCAAGGCTATGAAGCCGAAATCGATTCTTATATCGATAGTGACGAGTATACCCAGAACTTTGGCGAGAATATTGTGCCTTATCCTCGGAGCATTCGCAGCCAAACTGGTATCAAGAATGTCGGGTTTAATCGGATGCTTTCTTTGCTGGGAGGAGCAGCTACTAGCGATAGCAGTAATCAAGCTCAATTAATTGCGACGGTTGCTAGCAATCTGCCTCAGAAAATCAAGCTCTCTAGCGTTGGTACCAGTGGAGCCTCTAGCACAACTGGTAAACGTTTTCGGATTACTGCTGCTAAGTCTGGTGGTGCTAAAGTCAGAGTGAGCAATATCAGCTATGAAGTCAGCTATGCTCAAATGTCTAAGCAAATTAAAAATATTCAGAAAATGGGAGGCAAAATTCTCAGTATTACTGAAGTTGGCTAA
- a CDS encoding phycobilisome rod-core linker polypeptide yields the protein MSVVLDAPVELWPTSSSDDKQAVIRAVYKQVLGNPHVMESERLTTAESKLCDGSITVREFVRAVAKSDFYRRRYFESCAPYRFVELNFKHLLGRAPLAQEELSEHICRCTQEGYEAEIDSYLDSPEYQEKFGENTVPYYQGAKSQVGQKQVGYNRTLSLYQGYAGVDSAFTASRLVDFVAGNSGNKITLPTTGGRISAYKDATDKTFKILVKGSKFDSPRRVSNTEYLVSGANMTPQIQRIHRAGGKIVSITEVA from the coding sequence ATGAGTGTCGTTTTAGATGCGCCAGTAGAACTTTGGCCTACAAGCAGCTCCGATGATAAACAGGCCGTAATTCGCGCTGTTTACAAGCAAGTGTTGGGCAATCCCCATGTGATGGAAAGTGAACGCCTGACGACTGCAGAATCCAAGTTGTGCGATGGCTCGATAACAGTACGAGAATTTGTCCGCGCTGTGGCTAAATCTGACTTTTATCGCCGTCGGTATTTTGAATCCTGCGCTCCTTACCGCTTTGTCGAGCTAAACTTCAAACATTTGTTGGGTCGCGCTCCTTTAGCTCAAGAGGAACTTTCTGAGCATATTTGTCGGTGTACTCAAGAAGGCTACGAGGCAGAAATTGATTCTTACCTCGATAGTCCAGAATATCAGGAAAAATTTGGCGAGAATACAGTCCCTTATTATCAAGGGGCAAAAAGTCAAGTCGGACAAAAGCAAGTCGGCTACAATCGCACCCTTTCCCTGTATCAAGGTTATGCAGGAGTTGATAGTGCTTTTACCGCTTCTCGCTTAGTAGATTTTGTGGCTGGCAATAGCGGTAACAAGATTACTTTACCAACAACAGGCGGTCGGATCAGTGCTTACAAAGATGCCACTGACAAGACCTTCAAGATTTTAGTCAAGGGGTCTAAATTTGACAGTCCTCGCCGAGTAAGTAACACTGAATATCTTGTATCCGGTGCGAATATGACTCCGCAAATTCAGCGAATTCATCGTGCAGGTGGCAAAATTGTCAGCATCACAGAAGTTGCTTGA
- a CDS encoding phycobilisome linker polypeptide, giving the protein MVFGPASRLGVSLFEETPRLELIPGRSQEEVETIIAAVYRQVLGNAYVMESERATIPESQFKSGELSVREFVRALAKSDAYRSRFFDTCPRYRFIELNFKHLLGRTPDGLEEMREHSTILDTEGFEAEIDSYLDSDEYQNAYGENIVPYYRGYKTQPGQNMVGFTHMFALLRGASSSDLKGSLSGKTPVLNKFVIQQTPLPIVPPSGGAVGDGWAFQESGINSRTRAGLGASAEGKVYRITVTGYRSSATTVMNRVSKFRSSNQAYLVPFDRLSQEYQRIHKQGGVISSITAVN; this is encoded by the coding sequence ATGGTTTTTGGACCTGCATCTCGACTTGGAGTCAGTTTATTTGAAGAAACACCCCGTTTAGAACTAATTCCAGGACGTTCACAAGAAGAAGTAGAAACCATTATTGCTGCCGTTTATCGGCAAGTTTTGGGTAATGCTTACGTCATGGAAAGTGAACGGGCGACGATTCCTGAATCCCAATTCAAAAGTGGTGAACTCAGCGTGCGCGAATTTGTCCGCGCTCTGGCAAAATCAGACGCTTACCGCTCTCGCTTTTTCGATACTTGTCCTCGCTATCGGTTTATTGAACTCAATTTCAAACATCTTTTAGGTCGGACTCCTGATGGCTTAGAAGAAATGAGAGAACATAGCACCATTCTAGATACTGAAGGCTTCGAGGCAGAAATTGATTCTTACCTCGACAGTGATGAATATCAAAATGCCTACGGGGAAAATATCGTTCCCTATTACCGAGGCTACAAAACCCAGCCAGGACAAAATATGGTTGGGTTTACTCATATGTTTGCTCTCTTGCGGGGAGCTTCCAGTAGCGACCTCAAGGGCAGTCTTTCTGGAAAAACCCCTGTTCTGAATAAATTCGTGATTCAGCAAACCCCCCTACCCATAGTTCCCCCTTCCGGTGGTGCAGTTGGAGATGGTTGGGCATTCCAAGAGTCTGGTATCAATTCACGTACTCGTGCTGGATTAGGCGCCTCAGCAGAAGGCAAAGTTTATCGCATTACTGTGACTGGATATCGTTCTTCAGCAACGACTGTGATGAACCGAGTCTCTAAATTTCGCTCTAGCAATCAAGCCTATCTCGTACCATTCGATCGGCTCTCGCAAGAATATCAACGCATCCACAAACAAGGCGGCGTAATTTCCAGCATCACTGCTGTCAATTAA
- a CDS encoding chromophore lyase CpcT/CpeT has protein sequence MNSVKSNDLITLAQWMAGDFSNYQQSFNNPQQFAHIRIFFRPLPFEFFNAIGFYSEQVYDHDLWSPYRQGVHRLIDRGDRIYIENYSLQDPIQYAGAARELSILKTIKPDSLQRRYNCSMIFKRDGEMFRGGVEPGNLCLIEKRGCSTYLVSDVEITETTWSSLDRGLDVNTHQQVWGSAFGSLQFEKRQSFATELPHLL, from the coding sequence ATGAATTCAGTTAAAAGCAATGATTTAATCACTTTAGCTCAGTGGATGGCTGGGGATTTTAGTAACTATCAACAATCCTTTAATAACCCACAACAATTTGCCCATATTCGGATATTTTTTCGTCCCTTACCCTTTGAATTTTTCAATGCCATTGGCTTTTACTCTGAACAGGTTTACGATCACGATCTGTGGAGTCCCTATCGTCAGGGAGTTCATCGCTTAATTGACCGGGGAGATCGGATTTATATTGAAAATTATAGCCTCCAAGACCCCATACAGTACGCCGGAGCAGCACGAGAATTAAGCATTCTCAAAACTATTAAACCAGATAGTCTGCAACGACGCTATAACTGTTCCATGATTTTTAAACGAGACGGCGAAATGTTTCGAGGCGGTGTGGAACCAGGAAACCTTTGTCTAATCGAAAAAAGAGGTTGCTCAACCTACCTAGTCAGTGATGTCGAAATTACAGAAACAACTTGGAGTAGCCTCGATCGAGGTCTGGACGTGAATACCCATCAACAGGTTTGGGGGTCGGCTTTTGGCTCTCTACAGTTTGAAAAGCGTCAAAGTTTTGCCACTGAGTTGCCTCACCTCTTATAA